In Kangiella koreensis DSM 16069, a single window of DNA contains:
- a CDS encoding GspH/FimT family pseudopilin, with amino-acid sequence MSWGSGININVPNKATDTFSRGKQSGFGLVETMFSILFLTGFLLSGCHLFFTLFSSKILDQTASQLIDSLQFARQVAIDTNSKVTIKPVNDNWSEGWEVLTVTSRGLDSAESKELIHRHVELKQKLSVTGEENLTITFMPNGMTTNLSPLGKNGMAICNPGGKGRHLTMLASGQVHVTDIKQECGISQ; translated from the coding sequence ATGAGCTGGGGTAGTGGTATAAACATTAATGTGCCTAATAAGGCAACGGATACATTTTCTCGGGGCAAACAATCTGGATTTGGCCTTGTGGAAACTATGTTTAGTATTCTTTTCTTAACGGGCTTTTTATTAAGCGGCTGTCATCTGTTTTTTACCCTCTTTTCCTCAAAAATATTAGACCAAACTGCTTCTCAGTTGATTGATTCGTTACAGTTCGCCAGACAGGTAGCAATTGATACCAATAGTAAAGTTACTATCAAGCCGGTAAATGACAACTGGTCCGAAGGGTGGGAAGTATTAACGGTGACGTCTCGTGGTTTAGATAGTGCTGAAAGCAAAGAGTTAATCCACCGACATGTAGAATTAAAACAAAAGCTAAGCGTGACAGGTGAAGAAAATTTAACAATTACTTTTATGCCAAATGGCATGACAACCAACTTAAGTCCTCTGGGTAAAAATGGTATGGCAATATGTAATCCAGGTGGCAAGGGCCGACATTTGACCATGCTGGCATCAGGTCAGGTACATGTAACTGATATTAAGCAAGAGTGTGGTATATCCCAATGA
- a CDS encoding pilus assembly PilX family protein has protein sequence MTSNQNGFSLIMGLIILAIMALLGVSIMSSGISSQKIAVVNQEDTMVFHAAQTANSSYVSTYHYDASHLLDTANNAYWDTLTAPKVGYVQCVDEKGDLVDCNADARLESDKILKARVEAFYHDCETAALRCLGNSWDNTGLGCHSFQLIGEGNLDVNKNDVADAGEAQTHIEEWVSVVRSCNKTL, from the coding sequence ATGACTAGTAATCAGAACGGTTTTTCTTTGATTATGGGCCTTATCATTTTGGCCATTATGGCTTTGCTAGGTGTTTCAATCATGTCCTCAGGTATTTCATCGCAGAAAATTGCGGTAGTTAACCAGGAGGATACTATGGTTTTTCATGCTGCTCAGACCGCCAATAGTTCCTATGTCAGCACTTATCATTATGATGCTTCACACCTGTTGGACACCGCAAACAATGCTTACTGGGATACTCTGACAGCTCCCAAGGTTGGCTATGTGCAGTGCGTTGATGAAAAAGGTGATTTAGTTGACTGTAATGCTGATGCAAGGCTTGAATCCGACAAAATATTAAAAGCAAGAGTTGAGGCGTTTTATCATGATTGTGAAACAGCCGCATTGAGATGTCTTGGGAACTCCTGGGATAACACAGGGTTGGGGTGTCACTCTTTTCAGTTGATCGGAGAAGGTAACCTTGATGTTAATAAGAATGACGTAGCAGACGCTGGCGAAGCACAGACCCATATTGAAGAGTGGGTGAGTGTTGTTCGCAGTTGCAATAAAACGCTTTAA
- a CDS encoding type IV pilin protein, translating to MLVLNRNKTKAFTLMEVMIVVAIVGILAAIAVPAYTEQIKKGKRNDAMQALLAASEAMERYKAANFSYDGAVLGNFFNTQVPVDGGAAYYTLSLEDLSATTYTIRAADTGSMEGDGDLTINQAGQKEYKGASGWPD from the coding sequence ATGTTAGTCTTGAATAGAAACAAAACTAAAGCTTTTACCTTAATGGAAGTGATGATAGTTGTGGCTATCGTGGGTATTTTGGCAGCCATCGCGGTTCCAGCGTATACCGAGCAGATAAAAAAAGGTAAGCGTAACGATGCCATGCAAGCACTGCTTGCTGCTTCAGAGGCTATGGAACGATATAAAGCAGCTAACTTTTCCTATGATGGCGCAGTTTTGGGTAATTTTTTCAATACTCAAGTACCCGTAGATGGTGGTGCGGCATATTACACCTTGTCGCTTGAAGATTTATCTGCAACAACTTATACCATTCGTGCTGCAGACACCGGATCAATGGAAGGTGATGGTGATCTGACGATTAATCAAGCTGGGCAAAAAGAATACAAAGGTGCTTCCGGCTGGCCTGACTAA
- a CDS encoding pilus assembly PilX family protein, with protein sequence MMRKQLPKNQGVTLAMVLIFLLILTVLGVASMSDSVIQQKSSTNVYLENEAFHVAESAVSATIYWDEIAGNALYGTNTSETNVGQEYCLGDSGILTPVDDGASCAEAFEGYANVIAYSRVEYLGCGTCPNFELGVSPSIGCNAWKITGDATVAEKTNVAVQSWVTKVGGCFTAGKDLELTL encoded by the coding sequence ATGATGAGAAAACAGTTACCAAAAAACCAAGGTGTCACACTAGCAATGGTGCTCATCTTCTTATTAATACTGACCGTGTTAGGCGTTGCCAGTATGTCAGACTCGGTGATTCAACAGAAATCATCCACAAACGTATACCTTGAAAACGAAGCATTCCATGTGGCAGAAAGTGCTGTAAGTGCAACCATCTATTGGGATGAGATTGCTGGTAATGCTTTGTATGGTACCAATACTTCAGAGACAAATGTCGGGCAAGAGTATTGTTTAGGAGACAGTGGCATCCTGACTCCAGTTGATGATGGAGCAAGTTGTGCAGAGGCGTTTGAAGGTTATGCAAATGTTATTGCCTATTCGCGAGTCGAGTATTTAGGCTGTGGTACTTGCCCCAATTTTGAGTTGGGTGTGTCGCCTAGTATCGGTTGTAATGCCTGGAAAATAACAGGTGATGCGACCGTTGCTGAAAAAACGAATGTTGCTGTGCAAAGCTGGGTCACAAAAGTGGGTGGCTGCTTTACTGCAGGCAAAGATTTAGAATTAACTCTATAA
- a CDS encoding PilW family protein — MTNSKMMNSLKSKQQAFTLIEYMVAILLGLILLGGLTYLFIGMKRSNETQSSIAQMQESGRFAMYYLTNDIQYAGWANVEEKGYGFYTSPAFDFASGTADGGSAAASDSIKIRYEAPADCLGNASGGIVENRYYVEDGQLMCEGVAGTPQPLISNVDALHFLYGVDTDGDTVPNKFIRADQIASNERESIAAVKVMLILSSSNDIRPDTSAQSFSVMGHDDTYDVSDKKARKIFSTTISVPNKPEFIITT; from the coding sequence ATGACAAATTCTAAAATGATGAACTCTCTTAAAAGTAAGCAGCAGGCATTTACCTTAATTGAGTATATGGTTGCTATTTTACTTGGCTTAATTCTTCTTGGCGGTTTAACTTATTTATTCATTGGTATGAAGCGCTCAAACGAAACTCAATCAAGCATTGCGCAGATGCAGGAAAGTGGGCGCTTTGCTATGTACTATTTAACCAATGATATTCAATATGCCGGTTGGGCTAATGTCGAAGAAAAAGGTTACGGTTTTTATACTTCACCTGCTTTTGATTTTGCTAGCGGGACAGCCGACGGAGGTAGTGCCGCGGCTAGTGATTCGATAAAAATTCGCTATGAGGCTCCAGCAGACTGCTTGGGTAATGCTAGCGGAGGAATTGTAGAGAATCGTTACTATGTCGAAGATGGACAATTGATGTGTGAAGGTGTTGCAGGTACGCCACAGCCGCTAATCAGTAACGTTGATGCATTACACTTCTTATACGGTGTCGATACTGATGGTGACACAGTTCCTAATAAGTTTATAAGAGCAGACCAGATCGCTTCTAACGAACGTGAATCTATAGCTGCTGTAAAAGTGATGCTGATTTTATCATCCAGCAATGATATTCGTCCCGATACAAGCGCTCAGAGCTTTAGCGTTATGGGGCATGACGACACTTATGATGTTAGCGACAAAAAAGCTCGTAAAATATTTTCGACGACCATATCGGTCCCGAACAAACCAGAATTCATAATTACGACTTAA
- a CDS encoding PilW family protein, whose protein sequence is MRKSTVRRINVRSLNQANTKAFTLVEMMVAMLIGLIIIAGIVMLFVSSKHTYRLNTGMTHVHDNGRFAMSYLVSDLRKAGWVDSDIETLDGLSLSIPLDELADNTDIEGGKPSDSLTVRYYGGEDCIGDTPADGIVKNTYSLVTTEGLPELRCNGASLIKNVESFQVRYGVLNSNGLQYVDAGEVTDISLLQTLQIAFSVASDEQNVIDKNVTLNGVLNEGPYAFNDGRYRKVFTSTIVLNNNGNQPPDSLLVSE, encoded by the coding sequence ATGAGAAAGTCTACCGTGAGAAGAATTAACGTAAGATCATTAAATCAAGCAAATACCAAAGCTTTTACCTTGGTAGAGATGATGGTGGCAATGCTGATAGGTCTCATCATTATTGCCGGCATTGTTATGTTGTTCGTATCAAGCAAACATACCTATCGCCTTAATACGGGTATGACCCATGTTCATGATAATGGTCGTTTTGCAATGAGTTACTTGGTTAGTGACTTAAGAAAAGCTGGCTGGGTGGATAGCGATATAGAAACGCTTGATGGTTTGAGCCTGTCCATACCACTAGACGAGTTGGCTGATAACACTGATATAGAAGGCGGAAAACCATCGGATAGTTTGACTGTTCGTTACTATGGAGGGGAAGACTGCATCGGTGACACCCCGGCAGATGGCATTGTAAAAAATACTTATAGTCTTGTGACTACAGAAGGGTTACCTGAACTACGCTGTAATGGCGCTAGCCTTATTAAAAATGTAGAAAGTTTCCAGGTCAGATATGGAGTTCTAAACAGCAATGGTTTGCAGTATGTTGATGCTGGGGAAGTAACAGATATATCTTTATTGCAAACTCTACAAATTGCATTTTCGGTTGCATCGGATGAACAAAATGTCATCGACAAAAACGTCACTTTAAATGGAGTTTTAAACGAAGGGCCATATGCATTTAATGATGGGCGCTATCGTAAAGTATTCACAAGTACCATTGTTCTTAACAACAATGGTAATCAACCGCCAGATTCGTTATTGGTTTCGGAGTAG
- a CDS encoding GspH/FimT family pseudopilin — protein sequence MMSKQAVKAFTIIELMTTVAIVAIMAAIAVPGMRNLVMNNRLVGFSNDFVSSVSAARNEAIGSRQQVGIEASGGDWSQGWLVFVDANDSGTFDAGEEIVREIEAYPSSMSENASPGTNIVFTSRGIMSNLGGWGTLTLCDDRGAGRSINIAGAGNVTVSKINVGGC from the coding sequence ATGATGAGTAAGCAAGCAGTAAAAGCCTTTACAATCATTGAACTGATGACAACAGTAGCAATTGTAGCAATTATGGCTGCAATTGCTGTTCCGGGCATGAGAAATCTTGTAATGAACAATCGCCTTGTGGGCTTTAGTAACGATTTTGTCAGTTCAGTATCTGCGGCCAGAAATGAAGCGATTGGCTCTCGCCAACAGGTTGGAATTGAAGCAAGCGGTGGTGATTGGTCACAAGGTTGGCTGGTCTTCGTCGATGCTAACGATAGTGGAACCTTCGATGCAGGTGAGGAAATTGTAAGAGAAATAGAGGCCTACCCTAGTTCCATGAGTGAAAATGCTTCGCCAGGCACTAATATCGTGTTTACCTCAAGAGGTATTATGAGTAACTTAGGTGGCTGGGGAACATTGACTCTTTGTGATGACCGTGGCGCGGGACGCTCGATTAATATTGCAGGTGCAGGCAATGTTACAGTAAGTAAAATTAATGTTGGGGGATGTTAG
- a CDS encoding PilC/PilY family type IV pilus protein codes for MCIKKCLISALLIVAGSVPALLHADDTEVYFGQSQPVNLLLVLDVSGSMAWTTDACRLNRWGQPYPSCYPGNGEKSRLDIMKEALELFLDDLPDNVKVGILTYSAGNNIDLLHEVKQLSDNNHKATLLTTIDGLEANGGTLTAGALYEAGSYFRGQYDNLPSPITPGCSNASNIVFLTDGQPNSMSYNGYSYRNSIINMTGSSCARSDDGKECSEKLAGFLSTVDQIEDLTPSKVKTHTIAFALEDNNARTFLENVADAGNGQSYTADSTDGLVDAFKSSIQTDIEQSMMVTPSVPLSQSNRLNSSNELYLAMFQPAQTQFWHGNLKKYYVKGSKIVDKNGFEAVDSNGQFFETASSAWSQYDGNKLAIGGAAQVMPMPRTVYSNILEKNLWTQKNHISTANNKITKSHLGLSNAASDAELTNHINWLYQGKVQIDTDDDGTLDTYINRFSDPLHSKPVVVNYANKSLLFMGDNEGYLHAINPDDNSGTEEWSFIPRQLLKNTAELVINKNLATVSSRVYGLDGDISVYHSDGNKNGKIDNGEQAYLYIGMRRGGRNYYAIDISDSERPQLMFTITGDRETSEEITGGLSWDKVHYYEGLAQTWSKPVVGHIKWKGGKKLVMIFGGGYDAQNQDKSKLEAGASDTIGNNIFIADAVSGQMLWNAKDDAVDYRGGDFDSLLTNSFASNLSGGDLSGSGTIEHLYATDTGGQLFRFDIIQKDINDNTQIFGAKIADIQGTGVEGNRRFYNRPDISFVRLAGNTMALIAIGSGYRAHPLEEAITDRFYVFYDKNILSKGIPETVITESGLFDVTDKISVVDPDTGLSEERYAGIFDILKDETKNNGWYLRLAGGEKVLADASTINYRVFFTTYSPQNEPNTCKASVGLNKLYSLSILDGKPVFFQDETDPLPPGETAEYVRSRELGYVGIAPELTVLFPSDGQGQAGEAISLVGLETICSGSECDFLNQLNTVKWRELTKKELEQLKND; via the coding sequence ATGTGTATTAAAAAATGTTTAATTTCAGCCCTATTGATTGTTGCTGGCTCAGTACCTGCTTTATTGCATGCGGATGATACAGAAGTTTATTTCGGACAATCTCAACCTGTAAACTTATTACTAGTGTTGGATGTTTCTGGCTCTATGGCTTGGACTACCGACGCATGTCGCTTAAACCGCTGGGGCCAGCCCTACCCAAGTTGTTATCCAGGTAATGGTGAGAAATCTCGATTAGATATTATGAAGGAAGCTTTGGAGCTTTTTCTTGATGACTTGCCAGATAATGTAAAAGTTGGAATATTAACTTACTCTGCTGGAAACAATATTGACCTTCTACATGAAGTAAAGCAACTGAGCGATAATAATCATAAGGCAACATTGTTAACAACAATCGATGGTCTTGAAGCTAATGGTGGTACTTTAACCGCGGGCGCGCTATACGAAGCAGGTAGCTACTTTCGTGGTCAGTATGACAACCTTCCTTCACCGATAACTCCTGGATGTAGTAACGCTAGTAACATTGTTTTTCTTACAGATGGTCAGCCGAATAGTATGTCTTATAATGGCTATTCTTATCGTAATAGCATAATAAATATGACAGGAAGTAGTTGTGCTCGAAGCGATGATGGCAAGGAATGTTCCGAAAAGCTAGCTGGCTTTTTGTCAACTGTTGATCAGATTGAAGATTTAACGCCATCAAAAGTAAAAACTCATACCATTGCATTCGCCCTAGAAGATAATAACGCCAGAACTTTCCTTGAAAATGTAGCCGACGCAGGTAATGGTCAAAGTTACACTGCTGATAGTACAGATGGTCTGGTTGATGCGTTTAAATCATCTATTCAAACTGATATTGAGCAGAGCATGATGGTGACCCCGAGTGTTCCGTTGAGCCAGAGCAACCGCTTGAACAGCAGTAATGAATTGTATCTTGCGATGTTCCAGCCAGCACAGACACAGTTTTGGCACGGAAACCTGAAAAAATACTATGTTAAAGGAAGCAAAATTGTTGATAAGAATGGATTCGAAGCCGTAGACAGCAATGGACAATTCTTTGAGACAGCCTCCAGTGCATGGAGTCAGTATGATGGCAATAAATTGGCAATAGGCGGAGCGGCTCAAGTTATGCCTATGCCGCGAACCGTCTATTCTAATATTTTGGAAAAGAATCTGTGGACACAGAAAAACCATATCTCTACAGCAAACAATAAGATCACTAAGTCACACCTAGGACTGAGTAATGCTGCTAGCGATGCAGAATTAACCAATCATATAAACTGGTTATATCAAGGCAAAGTTCAAATTGATACGGATGATGATGGAACATTAGACACCTATATAAATCGTTTTTCGGACCCGCTTCATTCTAAACCTGTTGTAGTTAATTATGCGAATAAAAGCTTGCTGTTTATGGGCGATAATGAAGGTTATTTACATGCTATAAACCCAGATGATAACAGTGGCACTGAAGAGTGGTCATTTATACCGCGACAGTTATTGAAGAATACTGCTGAACTGGTTATAAATAAAAATTTAGCAACAGTATCCAGCAGGGTATACGGTTTAGATGGTGATATATCGGTTTATCATAGTGACGGCAATAAAAATGGAAAAATCGATAATGGAGAGCAGGCTTATTTATATATAGGTATGCGTCGCGGTGGCCGTAATTATTATGCTATTGATATTTCGGATTCTGAAAGGCCTCAATTAATGTTCACCATTACTGGTGATCGTGAAACATCCGAAGAAATTACCGGTGGCTTGAGTTGGGACAAGGTTCATTATTATGAAGGCCTAGCTCAAACGTGGTCGAAGCCAGTGGTTGGACACATAAAATGGAAAGGTGGTAAGAAACTCGTCATGATTTTTGGTGGTGGTTACGATGCCCAAAATCAGGACAAGTCAAAACTTGAAGCGGGTGCTTCTGACACCATAGGCAATAACATATTCATAGCTGATGCTGTGTCTGGGCAGATGCTTTGGAACGCAAAAGACGATGCGGTTGATTATCGTGGCGGCGATTTTGATAGTTTGCTAACCAACAGCTTCGCTTCAAATCTTTCAGGCGGGGATTTATCTGGTAGTGGTACGATCGAACATCTTTATGCTACAGATACCGGTGGCCAATTATTCCGCTTTGATATCATTCAAAAAGATATTAATGATAATACCCAAATATTTGGTGCCAAAATAGCGGACATTCAAGGTACAGGTGTGGAAGGAAATCGACGATTCTATAATCGTCCGGATATATCTTTTGTTAGGCTGGCGGGCAACACGATGGCACTTATAGCTATTGGCTCCGGTTATCGCGCTCACCCTTTAGAGGAAGCCATTACAGATCGCTTCTATGTCTTTTACGATAAAAACATCTTATCAAAAGGTATTCCTGAAACAGTTATCACAGAGTCAGGCCTATTTGATGTTACTGATAAGATTAGTGTTGTAGACCCCGATACTGGGTTAAGTGAAGAGCGTTACGCAGGTATCTTTGATATTCTGAAAGATGAGACAAAAAATAATGGTTGGTACTTGAGATTAGCGGGCGGTGAGAAGGTTCTTGCGGATGCGAGTACCATTAACTATCGTGTCTTCTTTACCACTTATTCACCACAGAATGAGCCCAATACTTGTAAAGCATCGGTTGGCCTTAATAAGCTTTATTCATTGAGTATTCTGGATGGTAAACCGGTATTTTTCCAAGATGAAACTGATCCACTGCCGCCAGGCGAGACAGCTGAATATGTTCGCTCAAGAGAGCTTGGCTATGTCGGTATCGCTCCAGAATTGACCGTTCTATTTCCTAGCGATGGGCAAGGGCAGGCTGGGGAAGCAATTTCATTGGTCGGCTTGGAGACGATTTGTAGTGGTTCTGAGTGTGACTTTTTAAACCAGCTTAATACAGTCAAGTGGCGTGAATTGACCAAAAAAGAGTTAGAGCAGTTAAAAAACGACTAA
- a CDS encoding pilus assembly protein, with amino-acid sequence MKKFISQLLKGALLGLYVASPFAFTSAQADDTEVYFLDGASLALPKPKIMIGLDYSSAMNGGGLLEQLKSALNTLANDPSVNEKVDLGLTLIGKGQGNAGPQASVVYPTIAFNASTSPTFQEVVDSLTLSDTISGNTPTVQGMSEIARYFTGSNPKYDTKLTHSRALFDGRYAGSNDPGCTNAMVVLSRGQINGNEWPGDVASIVPESYCGGECDDSDLVRYMREVLNVQTYSIDPGATGRNAANLDNWAREGGTQEAIDYNENVACEAEGGLCQILRDIIEQVAAQGTSFVQAGVTVSQQNRLNHDNHLYFAQFQADNIARWPGNLKKYKISGGNLVDDPGDLAVNPDTGLFNEVRDPDTNQITTSWSMWSEAADGNQVELGGAAAELDQFLVSNQDPYFPQYQTYQDWTRNLFTDIDSGLVSVKDDTTKSDFLMDAETDEAYQDIKDRTLGYSRKDVAIQLDTPIYDADGVLVAETQYVIEDVARSERLIGDPLHSVPKVVQYNDYDDTTEDKSIVFMGTNLGYLHAININSGGELWSYIPYELLGKMKEFLVDIPIDGDPTKHNYGLDGEIFIAHADSNGNTRVDLGDNPATEAVETAEKALLFIGMRRGGGNYYVLDISTPNEPKYLFKIEGGSTGFETLGQTWSTPLVTNIEDSSQDSGVRTVVIFGGGYDPAVDDVFDQDQDGDAFNGEVTKGNDVYIYDINSKSVIWRLSDKLPTLYTDLSAVPANIRAISLNNDTTVDHLYVSDVEGQIFRLDISEDETNGFAIAGGKIFDANYGVLSEQDKARFYYAPSVAFIPRPNGNSFVAVAVGTGYRAHPLNTTIQDHFFMLRDVGVLQETPTYDLITFKSGETSGDLLDVTNLVNPSNSPDIVEAQEPSDPTATGSNGWYIKMTGLEIDGVNFTGEKVISEARILFGKIVFTSYVPTLDTSKLICSPVVGSGKLYGVNLIDGTSFFDDNTRTIDLISDGIPPMFQLLYTSGANTSGGDEAAFIGLVGNEVIDDAFTEALTKGYDGVIRVNWRKKPDDE; translated from the coding sequence ATGAAAAAGTTTATATCGCAATTGCTTAAAGGTGCGCTACTCGGACTTTATGTAGCTTCACCTTTTGCTTTTACATCGGCACAAGCTGATGATACGGAAGTTTACTTCCTAGACGGGGCTTCATTGGCGTTGCCAAAGCCAAAAATTATGATTGGTCTGGATTACTCTTCCGCAATGAATGGTGGCGGCTTACTTGAACAATTGAAGTCGGCTTTAAATACATTAGCCAATGATCCTTCAGTCAATGAAAAAGTAGACCTAGGCTTAACATTAATCGGTAAAGGGCAGGGTAACGCAGGGCCTCAAGCTTCCGTGGTTTATCCTACTATTGCTTTTAATGCCTCAACCAGCCCAACCTTCCAAGAGGTAGTCGATTCATTAACTCTCTCAGATACTATTTCGGGTAATACACCAACAGTGCAAGGCATGTCGGAAATTGCACGATACTTTACTGGAAGCAACCCTAAGTACGATACCAAGTTGACGCATTCTAGAGCTCTTTTCGATGGTAGATATGCTGGCAGTAACGACCCTGGGTGTACTAATGCAATGGTTGTTCTTTCTCGAGGTCAAATTAATGGTAATGAATGGCCTGGAGATGTCGCAAGTATTGTTCCTGAATCTTATTGTGGTGGTGAGTGCGATGACTCCGATCTCGTTCGTTATATGCGTGAAGTACTCAATGTTCAAACTTACTCTATTGACCCTGGTGCAACAGGTAGAAATGCTGCTAACTTAGATAATTGGGCAAGGGAAGGTGGTACTCAAGAAGCGATTGATTACAACGAAAATGTGGCTTGTGAAGCAGAGGGTGGTTTGTGCCAAATTTTGCGCGATATTATTGAGCAAGTTGCAGCACAAGGTACTAGTTTCGTTCAGGCGGGTGTGACAGTGAGTCAACAGAACCGTTTGAATCATGATAACCACTTATATTTCGCGCAGTTTCAGGCTGATAACATTGCTCGCTGGCCTGGCAACCTTAAGAAATACAAAATTAGCGGTGGTAACTTGGTGGATGATCCAGGCGATCTAGCTGTTAATCCTGACACTGGGTTATTCAATGAAGTAAGAGATCCAGATACCAATCAAATCACAACATCCTGGAGTATGTGGTCTGAGGCTGCTGATGGTAACCAGGTGGAGCTTGGTGGTGCGGCAGCTGAGCTGGACCAGTTTCTGGTTAGTAATCAGGACCCTTATTTCCCCCAATACCAAACCTATCAAGATTGGACTCGTAACCTGTTCACCGACATTGATAGTGGGCTTGTGTCAGTAAAAGATGATACAACCAAGAGTGACTTCTTGATGGACGCCGAAACTGATGAGGCTTATCAAGATATTAAAGATAGAACTTTAGGGTACAGTCGTAAAGATGTGGCAATCCAACTAGATACTCCTATATATGATGCAGATGGTGTATTAGTAGCAGAAACACAATATGTCATTGAGGATGTTGCTCGGTCAGAAAGATTAATCGGTGACCCTCTGCATAGTGTGCCTAAAGTTGTTCAGTATAATGATTACGATGACACGACAGAGGATAAGTCTATCGTATTTATGGGTACTAATTTGGGATACTTACACGCCATAAATATCAATAGCGGTGGTGAACTCTGGAGCTATATTCCGTACGAGTTGCTGGGTAAAATGAAGGAATTTCTGGTAGATATTCCTATCGATGGTGACCCTACAAAGCATAACTATGGCTTGGATGGTGAAATCTTTATTGCCCATGCAGATAGTAATGGAAACACTCGAGTAGACTTGGGTGATAATCCTGCAACAGAAGCTGTAGAGACGGCAGAAAAAGCACTATTATTCATTGGTATGCGTCGTGGTGGTGGTAATTACTATGTACTAGATATCAGCACACCTAATGAGCCTAAGTATTTGTTTAAAATTGAAGGCGGCTCAACTGGCTTTGAAACACTAGGTCAGACCTGGTCGACTCCCTTAGTGACTAATATTGAGGACTCGAGTCAAGATAGCGGAGTTAGAACCGTTGTAATCTTTGGTGGGGGTTATGATCCTGCGGTTGATGATGTTTTCGACCAAGATCAAGATGGCGATGCTTTCAACGGTGAGGTTACAAAAGGTAATGATGTTTACATCTATGATATAAACAGCAAATCTGTCATCTGGAGATTATCAGATAAATTGCCAACTCTTTACACTGATTTGTCGGCAGTACCTGCCAATATTCGTGCCATTTCGTTGAATAACGATACAACGGTTGATCATTTATATGTTAGTGATGTTGAAGGGCAAATCTTCCGATTAGACATCTCTGAGGATGAGACTAATGGCTTCGCGATTGCAGGTGGTAAGATATTTGATGCTAATTATGGGGTATTGAGTGAGCAAGATAAGGCTAGATTCTATTACGCGCCTTCCGTTGCCTTTATTCCACGTCCCAACGGTAATTCCTTTGTAGCCGTTGCTGTCGGGACTGGCTACCGTGCTCACCCGCTGAATACAACGATACAGGATCACTTCTTTATGTTGCGTGATGTTGGCGTGCTGCAAGAAACGCCAACCTATGATTTGATTACTTTTAAATCAGGGGAGACAAGCGGTGACTTGCTGGATGTTACTAATCTGGTTAATCCAAGTAACAGTCCAGATATAGTAGAAGCTCAAGAGCCTTCAGATCCAACTGCAACAGGCAGTAATGGTTGGTACATCAAAATGACAGGGCTGGAGATCGATGGTGTTAATTTCACGGGTGAGAAGGTAATCTCAGAGGCGCGAATCCTGTTCGGAAAGATTGTTTTCACATCATACGTGCCGACTCTTGATACCAGTAAACTAATCTGTTCACCAGTAGTTGGTAGTGGTAAGTTGTACGGTGTAAATCTAATTGATGGCACCTCATTCTTTGATGATAATACTCGAACTATCGATTTAATTAGTGACGGCATCCCGCCAATGTTCCAGCTACTGTATACCTCTGGTGCAAATACTTCGGGTGGAGATGAAGCTGCATTTATTGGCCTAGTTGGTAACGAGGTCATAGACGACGCCTTTACTGAAGCCTTGACCAAGGGGTATGATGGTGTCATACGTGTTAATTGGCGGAAGAAACCTGATGATGAGTAA
- the pilV gene encoding type IV pilus modification protein PilV: MNKQTGFSLMEVLITILLVSIGLLGYAALQMGALNSSMDSFSRSQATIILQDAASRIRSNQEYLRNDTGVPNAYVGDLDFDVDSIHTWCDIENGIVPEASCSTGSNCSMSDLAKHDIYEICSSLVGTKIPTGIIGSSCFDRETGDTDNCSYGSRISLFLAWKGTERQDVSGKVEYAQDTRCQSELGLSDEYACVQLELVP; encoded by the coding sequence ATGAATAAGCAAACAGGTTTTTCTTTAATGGAAGTGCTCATCACGATTCTTTTGGTGAGCATTGGGCTGTTAGGTTATGCAGCCCTACAAATGGGTGCATTGAATAGCTCAATGGATTCTTTTTCGCGCTCTCAAGCAACTATCATTTTACAGGATGCCGCTTCACGAATACGAAGCAACCAAGAGTATCTTCGTAATGATACTGGTGTACCTAATGCTTATGTCGGTGATTTAGATTTTGATGTGGATTCAATTCACACATGGTGTGATATTGAAAATGGAATTGTCCCTGAAGCATCTTGCAGCACAGGCTCTAATTGCTCTATGAGCGATCTTGCTAAACATGATATTTATGAGATTTGTTCAAGTCTGGTTGGAACCAAAATACCTACAGGAATTATAGGTTCCAGCTGTTTTGACCGTGAAACCGGTGATACTGATAATTGCAGTTACGGCTCCCGCATATCGTTGTTTTTAGCGTGGAAGGGGACTGAAAGACAGGATGTTAGTGGAAAAGTTGAGTATGCACAGGATACACGTTGTCAAAGTGAGCTTGGTTTATCGGATGAGTACGCCTGTGTGCAGTTGGAGCTAGTGCCATGA